One Candidatus Methylomirabilota bacterium genomic window carries:
- a CDS encoding IS256 family transposase, translating to MDELIRNGGRPHDGHAGSLGELIHAAVRRTIEVAVDEELTAALGARPYERGGQRRGYRNGTKPRTVTGPTGPLALRVPRASLFTATGAQEWASRLVPRYERRLPEVNETVLATYLAGANSRRLRGALRPLLKAAPLSKSAVSRVVATLKAEVDAWRTRALADLDVLGLYLDAVALRVRSAGKVVSVPVLGVVAVLTDGQKQLLTLELCPGGETFAAWKGCLDDLVARGLAAPVWSVIDGHPGLRKAVGLVWPRTLVQRCGVHKLRNLERKAPKHAHPELRTDFHRIMYAESAAAARAAYTAFERKWTARCPGVVRSLQEGGEELLTFYQFPKRQWKTLRTTNVIERLNEEFRRRVKTQGALPTEDAALVLLVGLVVSGQIRLRRLDGWRQIPALLREHRRSVA from the coding sequence ATGGACGAGCTTATCAGGAACGGGGGGCGGCCGCATGACGGCCACGCGGGCTCGCTCGGCGAGCTGATCCACGCGGCGGTGCGCCGGACGATCGAGGTCGCGGTGGACGAGGAGCTGACCGCCGCCCTCGGCGCGCGGCCGTACGAGCGCGGCGGCCAGCGGCGGGGCTACCGCAATGGCACGAAGCCCCGCACCGTGACCGGGCCGACCGGGCCGCTCGCGCTGCGAGTGCCGCGGGCGAGCCTGTTCACGGCGACGGGGGCCCAGGAATGGGCCTCGCGCCTGGTGCCCCGCTACGAGCGCCGGCTGCCGGAGGTCAACGAGACCGTTCTCGCCACCTACCTGGCCGGCGCCAACAGCCGCCGCCTCCGCGGCGCCCTTCGGCCCCTGCTCAAGGCGGCCCCGCTGTCCAAGAGCGCCGTCTCGCGGGTCGTCGCCACGCTGAAAGCGGAGGTGGACGCCTGGCGCACCCGCGCCCTCGCCGACCTCGACGTCCTCGGGCTCTACCTCGACGCCGTGGCCCTGCGGGTCCGGAGTGCCGGGAAGGTCGTGAGCGTCCCGGTGCTCGGCGTCGTCGCGGTCCTCACCGACGGCCAGAAGCAACTGCTGACCCTGGAGCTCTGCCCCGGCGGCGAGACCTTCGCGGCCTGGAAAGGGTGCCTCGACGACCTGGTGGCCCGGGGTCTGGCGGCGCCCGTGTGGAGCGTGATCGACGGGCACCCGGGGCTGCGCAAGGCGGTCGGCCTGGTGTGGCCCCGGACCCTGGTCCAACGCTGCGGGGTCCACAAGCTCCGGAACCTCGAGCGCAAGGCCCCCAAGCACGCGCACCCCGAGCTCCGGACCGACTTCCATCGGATCATGTACGCCGAGAGCGCTGCCGCGGCCCGCGCCGCCTACACCGCCTTCGAGCGGAAATGGACGGCGCGCTGCCCGGGCGTCGTCCGCAGCCTCCAGGAGGGAGGCGAGGAGCTGCTCACCTTCTATCAGTTCCCGAAGCGCCAGTGGAAGACGCTGCGCACGACCAACGTGATCGAGCGGCTGAACGAGGAGTTCCGCCGGCGCGTGAAGACCCAGGGCGCGCTGCCCACCGAGGACGCGGCGCTCGTCTTGCTCGTTGGCCTGGTCGTGAGCGGGCAGATCCGGCTGCGCCGACTCGACGGTTGGCGCCAGATCCCCGCGCTGCTGCGGGAACACCGTCGGTCGGTGGCATGA